A single region of the Erythrobacter sp. genome encodes:
- the alr gene encoding alanine racemase: protein MTPDPPAPTLRLEIDSEALAANWKALDALSGGAAAGAAVKADCYGLGVDTCVPVLRAAGCRHFFVAHWSEVASVARHVPAREIAVLHGPVTREEAEYARDIGAVPVINSPEQASHWTDAGGGRCHLMVDTGINRLGVAPRDLGDPAIRALEVDVLMSHLACADEDSAMNLRQLEAFRAALDLVPHRAASLANSAGIALGTDYAFDLTRPGLALYGGIPRGELGETIRPVARLRAKLIQCRDIEAGDSVGYNAEFTAPAPMRVGTVSMGYADGFLRARGPGNALSSEGRRLPILGKVSMDMVVVDLSDAPDLAAGDWLDVPFDLVDAARQSALSQYELLTVLGARLRR from the coding sequence ATGACGCCTGACCCGCCCGCACCGACGCTCCGGCTGGAAATCGATAGCGAGGCGCTGGCGGCGAACTGGAAGGCGCTCGACGCGCTGTCGGGCGGCGCGGCGGCGGGGGCAGCGGTCAAGGCGGATTGCTATGGGCTCGGCGTCGACACCTGCGTTCCCGTCCTGCGCGCGGCGGGATGCCGCCATTTCTTCGTCGCGCACTGGAGCGAGGTCGCGTCCGTCGCGCGCCATGTCCCGGCGCGCGAAATCGCCGTGCTGCACGGCCCCGTCACCCGGGAGGAAGCGGAGTACGCCCGCGACATCGGCGCCGTGCCGGTCATCAATTCGCCCGAGCAGGCGAGCCACTGGACCGATGCGGGGGGAGGGCGCTGCCACCTGATGGTCGACACCGGCATCAACCGGTTGGGCGTCGCGCCGCGCGATCTCGGCGACCCGGCGATCCGCGCGCTCGAGGTCGACGTGCTTATGAGCCACCTCGCCTGTGCGGACGAGGACAGCGCGATGAACCTGCGCCAGCTCGAAGCGTTTCGCGCCGCGCTGGATCTGGTCCCGCACCGCGCCGCCAGCCTCGCCAACAGCGCCGGGATCGCGCTGGGGACCGACTACGCCTTCGACCTCACCCGCCCCGGCCTTGCGCTCTACGGCGGCATCCCGCGCGGCGAACTGGGCGAGACGATCCGCCCCGTCGCCCGCCTGCGCGCGAAGCTGATCCAGTGCCGCGATATCGAGGCAGGCGACAGCGTCGGCTACAATGCCGAATTCACCGCGCCCGCGCCGATGCGCGTCGGGACGGTGTCGATGGGATACGCCGACGGCTTCCTGCGCGCGCGCGGGCCGGGCAATGCCCTTTCCAGCGAAGGCCGACGCCTGCCCATCCTCGGCAAGGTCTCCATGGACATGGTGGTGGTCGACCTTTCCGATGCGCCCGATCTCGCCGCCGGGGACTGGCTCGACGTGCCCTTCGACCTCGTCGATGCTGCGCGGCAAAGCGCTCTGTCGCAATATGAATTGCTCACGGTTCTGGGCGCTCGCCTGAGGCGCTGA
- a CDS encoding 2-oxo acid dehydrogenase subunit E2, which produces MAIEIKMPALSPTMEEGTLAKWLVKEGDRIEPGDIMAEIETDKATMEFEAVEEGVLAKIAVAEGTENVKVGTIIAMLAEEGEDAGDVTVPEKSAAPAPTPQPAPSPAPAPKPAESSAPSPSPAPKAKDGPAASPTARKLAEANGIDLSQIEGTGPKGRITKGDVEAAMGGGGAASVTGASSPAPAPPPAPAPSPAPAPSSSGERIIASPLARRMAEQQGIDLAQVTGTGPNGRIVKADIEGFDASAAPAPAPAPAAAAESPAAPAPQDVPDHGAPFEEEKLSNVRKVIARRLTESKQTVPHYYLTIDIRLDPLLDLRKQLNASLEADGIKLSVNDLLIKALARALMRVPQCNVSYHGDTMRRYSRADISVAVAAPSGLITPVITHADTKGLAQISTEMKELAAKAREGKLMPHEYQGGTASLSNLGMYGIKQFDAVINPPQGMILAVGAGQQQPFVVDGNVEVATVMHASGSFDHRAIDGAEGAQLMEAIKQLIENPMGLVV; this is translated from the coding sequence ATGGCGATTGAAATCAAGATGCCCGCCCTTTCCCCGACGATGGAGGAGGGCACGCTCGCCAAGTGGCTGGTGAAGGAAGGCGACCGGATCGAGCCGGGCGACATCATGGCCGAGATCGAGACCGACAAGGCGACGATGGAATTCGAGGCAGTCGAGGAAGGCGTCCTCGCCAAGATCGCCGTTGCCGAGGGGACCGAAAACGTGAAGGTCGGCACGATCATTGCCATGCTCGCCGAAGAGGGCGAGGATGCGGGCGACGTGACCGTGCCGGAGAAAAGCGCCGCGCCCGCGCCGACGCCGCAGCCCGCTCCGTCGCCCGCGCCCGCACCCAAGCCCGCCGAAAGCAGCGCCCCATCGCCCAGTCCCGCTCCCAAGGCGAAGGACGGCCCCGCCGCTTCCCCGACCGCGCGCAAACTGGCCGAAGCCAACGGCATCGACCTTTCCCAGATCGAGGGGACCGGCCCCAAGGGCAGGATCACCAAGGGCGATGTCGAAGCGGCGATGGGCGGCGGCGGAGCGGCTTCGGTGACCGGGGCCAGCTCCCCCGCTCCGGCCCCGCCTCCGGCGCCCGCACCTTCGCCCGCTCCTGCACCTTCCTCTTCGGGTGAGCGCATCATCGCCTCGCCGCTCGCCCGGCGCATGGCCGAGCAGCAGGGTATCGACCTTGCGCAGGTCACCGGGACCGGGCCCAATGGCCGGATCGTGAAGGCCGACATTGAAGGTTTTGACGCTTCCGCCGCCCCGGCTCCTGCGCCCGCGCCTGCGGCGGCCGCCGAATCGCCCGCTGCTCCCGCACCTCAGGACGTGCCCGACCACGGCGCGCCCTTCGAGGAAGAGAAGCTCTCAAACGTGCGCAAGGTCATCGCCCGCCGCCTGACCGAGAGCAAGCAGACCGTCCCGCACTACTACCTCACGATCGACATCCGGCTCGACCCGCTGCTCGACCTGAGGAAGCAATTGAACGCCAGCCTCGAAGCGGACGGCATCAAGCTGTCGGTCAACGACCTTCTGATCAAGGCGCTCGCCCGCGCGCTGATGCGCGTGCCCCAGTGCAACGTGAGCTATCACGGCGACACGATGCGCCGCTATTCGCGCGCCGACATCTCGGTCGCGGTTGCCGCGCCTTCGGGCCTCATCACGCCGGTCATCACCCACGCCGACACCAAGGGGCTGGCGCAGATCTCGACCGAGATGAAGGAGCTCGCCGCCAAGGCTCGCGAGGGCAAGCTGATGCCGCACGAATATCAGGGCGGCACGGCGAGCCTGTCGAATCTCGGGATGTACGGGATCAAGCAGTTCGACGCGGTCATCAACCCGCCGCAGGGCATGATCCTCGCGGTGGGCGCGGGCCAGCAGCAGCCCTTCGTGGTCGACGGCAATGTCGAGGTCGCGACCGTGATGCACGCGAGCGGAAGCTTCGACCACCGCGCGATCGACGGGGCGGAAGGCGCGCAGCTGATGGAGGCGATCAAGCAATTGATCGAGAACCCGATGGGGCTGGTGGTCTGA
- a CDS encoding aminoacyl--tRNA ligase-related protein, protein MSQIRHALNVKREDDFAKWYQEVISAADLAEESGVRGCMVIKPWGYGIWERVQRLMDDRIKAAGIANAYFPLFIPLANFEREASHVEGFAKEMAVVTHHRLIADGKGGLIPDPEAKLEEPLVVRPTSETIIGDAMARWVQSWRDLPLMLNQWANVVRWEMRTRMFLRTSEFLWQEGHTAHESREDALKETHRALEMYRACVEEDLAMPVIAGEKPENERFPGAVETWSIEAMMQDGKALQAGTSHYLGTNFAKAAGIQYQDREGTQQYCHTTSWGTSTRMVGGVIMTHGDDDGLRVPPRIAPHQVVILPMLRDKPEDGALLDYCESLRAEIAASSSLGEPVRVLLDKSPGKASAKRWDWVRKGAPVILEVGPRDMEGGKVAMLRRDALWNAENGKPAMQFIPRGEFVGSIGALLKEIQNGLFAEARARRDANITRGLASWEAVAEFFGSSGKYPGWVEVEWAKPTGAALEAVVEKLKGEKLTIRNVPKDAAPAEGTCIFTGEKAVERILVARAY, encoded by the coding sequence GTGTCCCAGATCCGCCACGCGCTCAACGTGAAGCGCGAAGACGATTTCGCCAAGTGGTATCAGGAAGTCATCTCCGCCGCCGACCTCGCCGAAGAGTCGGGCGTGCGCGGCTGCATGGTGATCAAACCGTGGGGCTACGGCATCTGGGAACGCGTCCAGCGCCTGATGGACGACCGGATCAAGGCGGCGGGCATTGCCAACGCCTATTTCCCGCTGTTCATCCCGCTCGCCAATTTCGAGCGCGAGGCGAGCCATGTCGAAGGCTTCGCCAAGGAAATGGCGGTCGTCACCCACCACCGCCTCATCGCCGACGGCAAGGGCGGGCTGATCCCCGATCCGGAGGCGAAGCTCGAAGAACCGCTCGTCGTGCGCCCGACTTCGGAGACGATCATCGGCGATGCCATGGCGCGCTGGGTGCAGAGCTGGCGCGACCTGCCGCTGATGCTCAACCAGTGGGCCAATGTCGTGCGCTGGGAAATGCGCACGCGGATGTTCCTGCGCACGAGCGAATTTCTCTGGCAGGAAGGCCACACCGCGCATGAAAGCCGCGAGGATGCGCTGAAGGAAACCCACCGCGCGCTCGAAATGTATCGCGCCTGTGTCGAGGAAGACCTCGCCATGCCCGTGATCGCGGGCGAGAAGCCGGAGAACGAACGCTTTCCCGGCGCGGTCGAGACATGGTCGATCGAGGCCATGATGCAGGACGGCAAGGCGCTGCAGGCGGGAACGTCGCACTATCTCGGGACCAATTTCGCCAAGGCCGCGGGCATCCAGTACCAGGACCGCGAAGGCACGCAGCAATATTGCCACACGACCAGCTGGGGCACCTCGACCCGCATGGTCGGCGGTGTCATCATGACGCATGGCGACGACGACGGGCTGCGCGTGCCGCCCCGGATCGCGCCGCATCAGGTCGTGATCCTCCCCATGCTGCGGGACAAGCCCGAAGACGGCGCGCTGCTCGACTATTGCGAGAGCCTGCGCGCCGAGATCGCCGCGTCGTCCTCACTTGGCGAGCCGGTGCGCGTCCTGCTCGACAAGTCGCCGGGCAAGGCGTCGGCCAAGCGCTGGGACTGGGTGCGCAAGGGCGCGCCCGTCATCCTCGAGGTCGGCCCGCGCGACATGGAAGGCGGCAAGGTCGCCATGCTCCGCCGCGACGCCCTGTGGAACGCGGAGAACGGCAAGCCCGCCATGCAGTTCATCCCGCGCGGCGAGTTCGTCGGGAGCATCGGCGCGCTGCTCAAGGAAATCCAGAACGGCCTGTTCGCCGAAGCCCGCGCGCGCCGCGATGCGAACATCACGCGCGGTCTTGCCAGCTGGGAGGCGGTCGCGGAGTTCTTCGGCTCGAGCGGGAAGTATCCGGGCTGGGTCGAAGTCGAATGGGCGAAGCCGACCGGCGCGGCGCTCGAGGCGGTGGTGGAAAAGCTCAAGGGCGAAAAGCTCACCATCCGCAACGTGCCAAAGGATGCCGCTCCGGCGGAAGGCACCTGCATCTTCACGGGCGAGAAGGCGGTCGAGCGGATCCTCGTCGCGCGCGCCTACTGA
- a CDS encoding M28 family peptidase, with product MIRRIALAAAILAAPLAAQTAPEAPADEVSEERLRADMDTIVGFGTRHTLSAQDDPERGVGAAVNWALDEFRRIGAACDGCLDVQAVGKVVEADGRRIPEPTLIRNAVAIQRGTERPDEVVIVQAHYDSRVTDPLNATDDAPGANDDGSGSVMVLEAARLLSQNDYPSTIIYALLTGEEQGLYGANILADWVTEQGFTVKAVLNNDMIGNSCGSDGFCDAEHVRVFSEGLRADSTERLRALQRRYGGENDSPGRNLSRWLANLAAEHPEGMQVRQVWRTDRMGRGGDQIPFLDRGYPAVRVTVAVEDYEHQHQDLRTEDGVKYGDTVDELDWDYLTRATRLNVRALHHLAMAPMPPTPSADAAVRVDTKISWDAVPGADLYKVYARRTDEPYWRNSAPVNAKWPETLISEAALGADIFAQTVSLRGDDWLFGVAACNGAYCSPVAAAVPGGAFEPVERPEGDSD from the coding sequence ATGATCAGACGCATCGCATTGGCCGCCGCGATCCTTGCGGCCCCGCTCGCCGCCCAGACCGCACCCGAAGCCCCGGCCGACGAGGTATCCGAAGAGCGCCTGCGCGCCGACATGGACACGATCGTCGGCTTCGGCACGCGCCACACGCTTTCCGCGCAGGACGATCCCGAGCGGGGCGTGGGCGCGGCGGTGAATTGGGCATTGGACGAATTCCGCCGCATCGGCGCTGCCTGCGACGGCTGCCTCGACGTGCAGGCGGTGGGCAAGGTGGTCGAAGCCGACGGACGGCGCATCCCCGAGCCGACCCTCATCCGCAACGCCGTCGCGATCCAGCGCGGGACCGAGCGCCCGGACGAGGTCGTGATCGTCCAGGCGCATTACGACAGCCGCGTCACCGACCCGCTCAACGCCACCGACGACGCGCCGGGCGCGAACGATGACGGGTCGGGCAGCGTCATGGTGCTGGAGGCGGCCCGGCTGCTGTCGCAAAACGACTATCCCTCGACCATCATTTACGCGCTGCTGACGGGCGAGGAGCAGGGGCTTTACGGTGCGAACATCCTCGCCGACTGGGTGACGGAGCAGGGCTTCACCGTGAAGGCCGTGCTCAACAACGACATGATCGGCAATTCCTGCGGCTCGGACGGGTTTTGCGATGCCGAGCACGTGCGGGTCTTCTCCGAAGGGCTGCGCGCCGATTCGACCGAGCGCCTGCGCGCGCTCCAGCGGCGCTATGGCGGCGAGAACGACAGCCCGGGGCGCAACCTGTCGCGCTGGCTGGCGAACCTTGCAGCGGAACATCCGGAGGGGATGCAGGTGCGGCAGGTCTGGCGGACCGACCGGATGGGGCGGGGCGGGGACCAGATTCCCTTCCTCGACCGGGGTTATCCGGCCGTGCGCGTGACCGTCGCGGTCGAGGATTACGAGCACCAGCATCAGGATCTGCGCACCGAGGACGGCGTGAAATACGGCGACACGGTGGACGAGCTCGACTGGGACTACCTGACCCGCGCGACCCGGCTCAACGTGCGCGCGCTGCACCATCTCGCGATGGCGCCGATGCCGCCAACGCCCAGCGCCGATGCGGCCGTTCGAGTGGATACCAAGATTTCCTGGGACGCCGTGCCCGGTGCAGACCTCTACAAGGTCTATGCCCGCCGGACCGACGAGCCCTATTGGCGAAATTCGGCGCCCGTCAATGCCAAGTGGCCTGAAACCCTGATTTCCGAAGCGGCACTTGGGGCGGACATTTTCGCGCAGACCGTGTCCCTGCGCGGCGACGACTGGCTGTTCGGCGTTGCGGCCTGCAACGGCGCTTATTGCTCGCCCGTCGCAGCCGCCGTTCCCGGCGGCGCTTTCGAACCCGTCGAACGGCCCGAGGGTGACAGCGACTGA
- a CDS encoding peroxiredoxin-like family protein, with product MLTPGQPVPALDLPLTIGAQYDLSKQRPDNFTLVAFYRGSHCPVCRSYLEEMGGKVQALAEHGINPVAVSMDAKDRAMTVDSDWKTGDLPLAYAMDEGTAREWGLYISQAREGSDEPDVFSEPGLFLVRPDGTLYMAQVQSAPFTRPPLDDLIEGIEIALDQDYPPRGQRT from the coding sequence ATGCTCACGCCCGGACAGCCCGTCCCCGCACTCGACCTGCCGCTCACCATCGGCGCGCAATACGACCTTTCGAAACAGCGCCCGGACAATTTCACGCTCGTCGCCTTCTATCGCGGCAGCCACTGCCCCGTGTGCCGCTCCTATCTCGAGGAGATGGGCGGCAAGGTGCAGGCGCTCGCCGAGCACGGGATCAACCCGGTCGCGGTGTCGATGGATGCCAAGGACCGCGCGATGACGGTCGATTCCGACTGGAAGACCGGCGACCTGCCATTGGCCTACGCGATGGACGAGGGCACGGCGCGCGAATGGGGGCTTTACATCTCGCAGGCGCGCGAGGGATCGGACGAGCCGGACGTCTTTTCCGAGCCCGGCCTGTTCCTCGTCCGCCCCGACGGCACGCTCTACATGGCGCAGGTCCAGTCAGCGCCCTTCACCCGCCCGCCGCTCGACGACCTCATCGAGGGCATCGAGATCGCGCTTGATCAGGATTATCCCCCGCGCGGGCAGCGGACCTGA
- the phaR gene encoding polyhydroxyalkanoate synthesis repressor PhaR, which produces MARKAKEADADEAIIIKKYANRRLYNTSSSSYITLDDLARMVRENIEFQVLDAKTGDDITHSILTQIIMDEEANGGQMLPVSFLRELIGMYGNSMQAMMPSYLEASMENFRQNQAKIREAFEKGLTGGPLAAIHETNMAMMRAATGAFMPGAKSGGEKPVRRGDNDGDTAKDEIAALREQMAAMQKKLDELGK; this is translated from the coding sequence ATGGCACGCAAAGCGAAAGAGGCCGACGCGGACGAGGCGATCATCATCAAGAAATACGCCAACCGCAGGCTCTACAATACGTCCTCCTCGAGTTACATCACGCTCGACGACCTTGCCCGCATGGTGCGCGAAAACATCGAGTTCCAGGTGCTCGACGCGAAGACCGGGGACGACATCACCCATTCGATCCTGACCCAGATCATCATGGACGAAGAGGCCAATGGCGGCCAGATGCTCCCTGTCAGCTTCCTGCGCGAACTGATCGGGATGTACGGCAATTCGATGCAGGCGATGATGCCCTCCTATCTCGAAGCGAGCATGGAGAATTTCCGCCAGAACCAGGCCAAGATCCGCGAGGCTTTCGAAAAGGGCCTGACCGGCGGGCCGCTTGCGGCGATTCATGAAACCAACATGGCGATGATGCGCGCGGCGACAGGCGCGTTCATGCCCGGCGCCAAGAGTGGCGGCGAAAAGCCGGTGCGCCGCGGCGACAATGACGGCGACACGGCTAAGGACGAGATCGCCGCCCTGCGCGAGCAGATGGCGGCGATGCAGAAGAAACTGGACGAGCTCGGCAAGTAG
- a CDS encoding iron-sulfur cluster assembly scaffold protein, which produces MTGSAGARADKLYSPSLLALAAALADYPLTDGFALTGEGRSRTCGSTIALGFDADGEGRIAGIGMQVAACAIGQGSAAILAGGIAGRRPDEVAAAAAALEAWLSGEGDLPDWPGIEALAPARDHPGRHGALLMPWKAAEAALLQAGSSG; this is translated from the coding sequence ATGACCGGCAGCGCCGGGGCGCGGGCGGACAAGCTCTATTCGCCGAGCCTGCTGGCGCTGGCCGCCGCGCTTGCGGACTATCCGCTCACCGATGGCTTCGCGCTGACGGGCGAGGGACGCTCGCGCACCTGCGGGTCGACCATCGCGCTCGGCTTCGACGCGGACGGCGAGGGGCGCATTGCGGGGATCGGGATGCAGGTCGCAGCCTGTGCGATCGGTCAGGGCTCGGCGGCGATCCTCGCGGGCGGCATCGCGGGGCGCAGGCCCGATGAAGTCGCCGCTGCTGCCGCCGCGCTCGAGGCGTGGCTTTCGGGCGAGGGCGACCTGCCCGACTGGCCGGGGATCGAGGCGCTCGCGCCGGCGCGCGATCATCCGGGGCGGCACGGGGCGCTGCTGATGCCGTGGAAGGCGGCCGAGGCGGCGCTTTTACAAGCGGGCTCCAGCGGCTAG
- a CDS encoding MFS transporter — protein MAEAQAGAAAAGIGEGAAVAQREPTDKEIKLVIGASSAGTIFEWYDFFIYGTLAYILKDAFYDVENDTLGLLLVWSTFAVGFAFRPIGAILFGFLGDRLGRKYTFLVTVTLMGIATAGVGFIPTVDTIGVAAPMIVIGLRVIQGLALGGEYGGAAIYVAEHAPPEKRGFFTSFIQASVAGGFVLSIIVVLACRFIIPEDDFNAWGWRVPFLLSLALLAISLWMRLMLSESPVFQAMKEAGETSGNPFVESFTYPGNKKRIFVALFGITGILTTIWYTAFFSALSFLKGPMHVEAQTVELILLVAGAISMSFYLVVGKWSDRVGRKKPIVVGAVLTLALLFPAFWGMGHLANPGVAAAAERTPIAVSGPECETDPFAELFDRDQTRCGKVLETLTASGVPYTLSESETLTLTAGGEAIALDEAWFTDGTARREGIHAALSEYGFDFSKQEPPFLNVLGIVGILLGLGMLSALTYGSVAALLSEMFPPKIRYSSMSIPYHIGAGYLGGFLPLIAGVIVASTGNIYSGLWYTWIVVGFGLIVALWGIPGGPPRDFEEAHDA, from the coding sequence ATGGCAGAAGCACAGGCAGGGGCCGCCGCGGCGGGGATCGGCGAAGGTGCGGCGGTCGCCCAGCGCGAGCCCACCGACAAGGAAATCAAGCTCGTCATCGGCGCATCGAGCGCGGGCACCATCTTCGAATGGTACGATTTCTTCATCTACGGAACGCTCGCCTACATCCTCAAGGACGCCTTCTACGACGTCGAGAACGACACGCTCGGCCTGCTGCTGGTGTGGTCGACTTTCGCCGTCGGCTTCGCCTTCCGCCCGATCGGGGCGATCCTGTTCGGCTTTCTCGGCGACAGGCTGGGGCGCAAATACACCTTCCTCGTCACCGTCACACTGATGGGGATCGCGACCGCCGGGGTCGGCTTCATCCCCACCGTGGACACGATCGGCGTGGCCGCGCCGATGATCGTCATCGGCCTGCGCGTGATACAGGGCCTCGCGCTCGGTGGCGAATACGGCGGTGCGGCGATCTATGTCGCCGAGCACGCCCCGCCCGAAAAGCGCGGCTTCTTCACCAGCTTCATCCAGGCGAGCGTCGCGGGCGGTTTCGTCCTTTCGATCATCGTCGTCCTCGCCTGCCGTTTCATCATCCCCGAGGACGATTTCAACGCCTGGGGCTGGCGCGTGCCGTTCCTGCTGTCGCTCGCGCTGCTCGCGATTTCGCTGTGGATGCGATTGATGCTGTCGGAAAGCCCGGTCTTCCAGGCGATGAAGGAAGCGGGCGAGACTTCGGGCAATCCCTTTGTCGAAAGCTTCACCTATCCCGGCAACAAGAAGCGCATTTTCGTCGCGCTTTTCGGGATCACCGGCATCCTGACGACGATCTGGTACACCGCCTTCTTCTCGGCGCTCAGCTTCCTGAAAGGCCCGATGCACGTCGAGGCGCAGACGGTCGAGCTGATCCTATTGGTGGCGGGCGCGATCTCGATGAGCTTCTACCTTGTCGTGGGCAAGTGGTCCGACCGGGTCGGGCGCAAGAAGCCGATTGTCGTGGGCGCGGTTCTGACGCTCGCGCTGTTGTTCCCGGCCTTCTGGGGCATGGGGCACCTCGCCAATCCGGGCGTCGCCGCCGCGGCCGAGCGCACCCCGATCGCGGTCAGCGGCCCTGAATGCGAGACCGATCCCTTCGCCGAACTCTTCGACCGCGACCAGACCCGCTGCGGCAAGGTTCTCGAAACGCTCACCGCCTCGGGCGTGCCTTATACCCTTTCGGAAAGCGAGACGCTCACCCTCACGGCGGGCGGCGAGGCCATCGCACTCGATGAGGCATGGTTCACCGACGGGACCGCCCGGCGCGAGGGGATCCATGCGGCGCTTTCGGAATACGGCTTCGATTTCTCCAAGCAGGAGCCGCCCTTCCTCAACGTGCTCGGCATCGTCGGCATCCTGCTCGGGCTCGGGATGCTCTCGGCGCTGACCTATGGTTCGGTCGCAGCGCTTTTGTCGGAGATGTTCCCGCCCAAGATCCGCTATTCCTCGATGTCGATCCCCTATCACATCGGCGCGGGCTATCTCGGCGGGTTCCTGCCGCTCATCGCAGGGGTGATCGTGGCGAGCACGGGGAATATCTATTCGGGCCTGTGGTACACGTGGATCGTGGTCGGTTTCGGCCTGATCGTCGCGCTGTGGGGCATCCCCGGAGGACCGCCGCGCGACTTCGAAGAGGCCCATGACGCCTGA
- a CDS encoding CvpA family protein, translated as MTGFDIIVLIIVGVAAIGGFLRGLVQEVLSLAAWVLAAFSVYYLHTPLTEALRDYYDAEPATPILAFALLLLIPYAAMKVIAGNAGEAARGSILGPIDRVLGFGFGAVKGALIMVFAFSVLVLGFDTIWGFKGRPTWITTARTYPAADAFSQALVQMIDERRAALQAEQDAAEAAAAGE; from the coding sequence ATGACCGGTTTCGATATCATCGTGCTCATCATCGTCGGCGTGGCCGCGATCGGCGGCTTCCTGCGCGGGCTCGTGCAGGAAGTGCTGAGCCTTGCCGCGTGGGTGCTGGCGGCCTTTTCGGTCTACTACCTCCACACCCCGCTGACCGAAGCGCTGCGCGATTATTACGATGCCGAGCCCGCGACCCCCATCCTCGCCTTCGCCCTGCTGCTGCTGATCCCCTATGCCGCGATGAAGGTGATCGCGGGCAACGCGGGCGAGGCTGCGCGCGGGTCGATCCTCGGGCCGATCGACCGGGTGCTCGGATTCGGCTTCGGCGCGGTCAAGGGCGCGCTCATCATGGTTTTCGCCTTCTCCGTCCTCGTGCTCGGCTTCGACACGATCTGGGGGTTCAAGGGGCGGCCGACATGGATCACCACCGCGCGCACCTACCCGGCTGCCGATGCTTTCTCGCAGGCGTTGGTCCAGATGATCGACGAGCGCCGCGCCGCGCTGCAGGCCGAACAGGACGCCGCCGAGGCCGCGGCGGCGGGCGAATGA
- a CDS encoding universal stress protein: MRTFLVVTDESEESRSALRFAARRAVAVGGAVHILALVRQPNFSAFGAVQATIEQEARDRAEMLAHGVAGNLLAESGIMPTISVKIGNGQKIVREFLDTHKEVAALILGAAAGNSPGPLVMHFSAHAGTLPCPLYIIPENYDEAEADHG; this comes from the coding sequence ATGCGCACATTCCTTGTCGTCACCGATGAAAGCGAAGAATCGCGCTCCGCCCTGCGCTTCGCCGCGCGGCGCGCGGTCGCTGTGGGCGGCGCGGTCCATATCCTCGCACTCGTGCGCCAGCCCAATTTCAGCGCTTTCGGAGCGGTGCAGGCGACGATCGAACAGGAAGCGCGCGACCGGGCGGAGATGCTCGCGCACGGGGTTGCGGGTAACCTGCTCGCCGAAAGCGGGATCATGCCGACGATTTCGGTAAAGATCGGCAACGGGCAGAAAATCGTGCGCGAATTCCTCGACACGCACAAGGAAGTCGCAGCCCTCATCCTCGGCGCCGCCGCCGGCAACAGCCCGGGGCCGCTGGTAATGCATTTCTCGGCTCATGCGGGCACGCTGCCCTGCCCGCTCTACATCATCCCCGAGAACTACGACGAGGCCGAGGCCGACCACGGCTGA